The Flavobacterium faecale genome has a segment encoding these proteins:
- a CDS encoding helix-turn-helix domain-containing protein has protein sequence MSAKKQIVFPKHQLLLEQMGENIKLARKRRKLTAIQVAERADIARTTLYQIEKGNSSVAIGAYFNVLRVLGLQDDFLKLAADDELGRKLQDLDLLK, from the coding sequence ATGAGCGCAAAAAAACAAATTGTCTTCCCTAAACACCAGCTCCTTCTAGAGCAAATGGGTGAGAATATTAAATTAGCTCGAAAAAGAAGAAAACTAACCGCCATACAAGTTGCTGAAAGAGCCGATATTGCTAGAACCACTTTATACCAAATAGAAAAAGGAAATTCAAGTGTGGCAATAGGTGCTTATTTCAATGTCCTTAGGGTATTAGGCTTACAAGATGACTTTCTAAAACTAGCAGCCGATGACGAACTAGGAAGAAAACTCCAAGACCTTGACCTCTTAAAATAA